A part of Chlorocebus sabaeus isolate Y175 chromosome 28, mChlSab1.0.hap1, whole genome shotgun sequence genomic DNA contains:
- the PPP1R35 gene encoding protein phosphatase 1 regulatory subunit 35 isoform X1: MMGCGESELELADGEDAAAVSGPPPEPRAPEPRAPLPEPGLDLSLSPRPDSPEPRHGSPGRREHRGAARQRRQVRFRLTPPSPVRSKPQPAVPQELEMPVLQSSLALGLELRATAGSHFDAAKAVEEQLRKSFQIRCGLEESVSEGLNVPRSKRLFRDLVSLQVPEEQVLNAALREKLALLPPQARAPPPKEPPGPGPDMTILCDPETLFYESPHLTLDGLSPLRLQLRPRPSEDTFLMHRTLRRWEA, translated from the exons ATGATGGGCTGTGGAGAGTCAGAGCTAGAGTTGGCGGACGGGGAAGATGCCGCGGCGGTCTCGGGACCACCCCCGGAGCCCCGAGCCCCGGAACCCCGAGCCCCACTGCCCGAGCCCGGCCTGGACTTGAGCCTGAGCCCGCGGCCCGACAGTCCTGAGCCGCGTCACGGCAGCCCCGGGCGGCGGGAGCATCGGGGCGCGGCTCGGCAGCGACGGCAG GTCCGTTTCCGCCTGACGCCGCCCTCCCCGGTGCGGTCCAAGCCGCAGCCTGCGGTGCCGCAGGAGCTGGAGATGCCCGTGCTGCAGAGTAGCCTGGCCTTGGGCCTGGAGCTGCGGGCCACAGCCGGGAGCCACTTTGATGCCGCGAAGGCCGTGGAGGAACAGCTAAGAAAGTCGTTCCAGATCCGCTGCGGCCTGGAGGAGAGCGTGTCCGAGG GGCTGAACGTGCCGCGCTCCAAGCGGCTCTTCCGGGACCTGGTGAGCCTGCAGGTGCCGGAGGAACAGGTTTTGAACGCTGCGCTCAGGGAGAAATTGGCTCTCCTGCCGCCACAGGCTCGAGCCCCGCCCCCAAAG gagCCACCTGGTCCGGGGCCAGACATGACCATCTTGTGTGACCCAGAAACACTATTTTATGAATCTCCACACCTGACCCTGGACGGTCTGTCCCCTCTCCGGCTTCAACTCCGGCCCCGCCCTTCAGAGGACACCTTCCTCATGCACCGGACACTGAGGCGATGGGAAGCGTAG
- the PPP1R35 gene encoding protein phosphatase 1 regulatory subunit 35 isoform X2: MMGCGESELELADGEDAAAVSGPPPEPRAPEPRAPLPEPGLDLSLSPRPDSPEPRHGSPGRREHRGAARQRRQVRFRLTPPSPVRSKPQPAVPQELEMPVLQSSLALGLELRATAGSHFDAAKAVEEQLRKSFQIRCGLEESVSEGATWSGARHDHLV; the protein is encoded by the exons ATGATGGGCTGTGGAGAGTCAGAGCTAGAGTTGGCGGACGGGGAAGATGCCGCGGCGGTCTCGGGACCACCCCCGGAGCCCCGAGCCCCGGAACCCCGAGCCCCACTGCCCGAGCCCGGCCTGGACTTGAGCCTGAGCCCGCGGCCCGACAGTCCTGAGCCGCGTCACGGCAGCCCCGGGCGGCGGGAGCATCGGGGCGCGGCTCGGCAGCGACGGCAG GTCCGTTTCCGCCTGACGCCGCCCTCCCCGGTGCGGTCCAAGCCGCAGCCTGCGGTGCCGCAGGAGCTGGAGATGCCCGTGCTGCAGAGTAGCCTGGCCTTGGGCCTGGAGCTGCGGGCCACAGCCGGGAGCCACTTTGATGCCGCGAAGGCCGTGGAGGAACAGCTAAGAAAGTCGTTCCAGATCCGCTGCGGCCTGGAGGAGAGCGTGTCCGAGG gagCCACCTGGTCCGGGGCCAGACATGACCATCTTGTGTGA
- the MEPCE gene encoding 7SK snRNA methylphosphate capping enzyme: MIEMAAEKEPFLVPAPPPPLKDESGGGGGPTVPPHQEAASGDLCGGTERGPGPCAQSAGSPAAGVGRESPGAAATPPGGPQAQQHRGGGPQEQSHGEACLSDPPGRAAPPDVGEERRGGGGTELGPPAPPRPRNGYQPHRPPGGGGGKRRNSCNVGGGGGGFKHPAFKRRRRVNSDCDSVLPSNFLLGGNIFDPLNLNSLLDEEVSRALNAETPKSSPLPAKGRDPVEILIPKDITDPLSLNTCTDEGHVVLASPLKTGRKRHRHRGQHHQQQQAAGGSESHPVLPTAPLTPSLHGEGASQQPRHRGQNRDAPQPYELNTAINCRDEVVSPLPSALQGPSGSLSAPPAASVTSAPPSSSSRHRKRRRTSSKSEAGARGGGQGSKEKGRGSWGGRHHHHHPLPAAGFKKQQRKFQYGNYCKYYGYRNPSCEDGRLRVLKPEWFRGRDVLDLGCNVGHLTLSIACKWGPSRMVGLDIDSRLIHSARQNIRHYLSEELRFPPQTLEGDPGAEGEEGTTTVRKRSCFPASLTASRGPIAAPQVPLDGADTSVFPNNVVFVTGNYVLDRDDLVEAQTPEYDVVLCLSLTKWVHLNWGDEGLKRMFRRIYRHLRPGGILVLEPQPWSSYGKRKTLTETIYKNYYRIQLKPEQFSSYLTSPDVGFSSYELVATPHNTSKGFQRPVYLFHKARSPSH; the protein is encoded by the exons ATGATCGAGATGGCGGCGGAGAAGGAGCCGTTTCTGGTGccggccccgccgccgccgctcaAAGATGAGTCGGGCGGAGGGGGCGGCCCCACTGTGCCACCGCACCAAGAGGCCGCCTCTGGGGACCTCTGCGGCGGGACGGAGCGTGGTCCGGGTCCTTGCGCGCAGTCTGCGGGGTCCCCGGCCGCTGGGGTCGGTCGAGAGAGCCCCGGGGCCGCGGCCACCCCCCCCGGTGGTCCCCAGGCGCAGCAGCACCGAGGAGGCGGCCCCCAGGAGCAGTCGCATGGGGAGGCCTGCCTGTCGGATCCCCCGGGGCGAGCCGCTCCCCCGGACGTGGGGGAGGAGCGCCGGGGAGGGGGCGGGACAGAGCTGGGTCCCCCTGCTCCTCCTCGACCCCGCAATGGCTATCAGCCCCACCGGCCACCTGGGGGGGGCGGGGGCAAGAGGAGAAATAGCTGTAATgtagggggaggtgggggaggcttCAAACATCCGGCCTTCAAGAGGCGCAGGCGGGTGAATTCGGACTGTGACTCTGTGTTACCCTCCAACTTCCTCCTGGGGGGCAATATCTTTGATCCCCTGAACCTGAATAGCCTCCTGGATGAGGAAGTGAGCCGCGCCCTCAACGCAGAGACCCCTAAGTCATCCCCCCTTCCGGCCAAAGGGCGAGATCCAGTGGAGATCCTCATCCCCAAAGATATTACTGACCCGCTCAGTCTCAATACTTGTACTGATGAGGGCCATGTAGTTCTTGCTTCGCCACTCAAGACTGGTCGGAAGCGGCATAGACACCGGGGACagcaccaccagcagcagcaggcagCCGGAGGGAGTGAGAGCCACCCCGTGCTGCCCACAGCCCCTCTCACCCCCTCACTCCACGGGGAGGGCGCCTCACAGCAGCCGCGGCACAGAGGCCAGAACCGGGATGCCCCCCAACCCTATGAACTCAACACAGCCATCAACTGCAGGGATGAAGTGGTGTCTCCGCTTCCATCTGCTCTACAGGGTCCCTCAGGCTCCCTATCAGCCCCTCCAGCTGCCTCAGTTACCTCTGCACCCCCATCTTCCTCCTCCCGACATCGCAAACGTCGCAGGACTTCCAGCAAGTCGGAGGCAGGGGCTAGGGGTGGAGGCCAGGGTTCCAAGGAAAAGGGCCGAGGGAGTTGGGGAGgccgtcaccaccaccaccacccactgcCTGCAGCAGGCTTCAAAAAGCAACAGCGCAAGTTCCAGTATGGGAATTACTGCAAATACTATGGGTACCGCAATCCTTCCTGTGAGGATGGGCGCCTTCGGGTGTTGAAGCCTGAGTGGTTTCGGGGCCGGGACGTCCTAGATCTGGGCTGCAATGTGGGCCATCTGACCCTGAGCATTGCCTGCAAGTGGGGCCCGTCCCGCATGGTGGGCTTGGATATAGATTCCCGGCTCATCCATTCTGCCCGTCAGAACATCCGACACTACCTTTCCGAGGAGCTGCGTTTCCCACCCCAGACTTTGGAAGGGGACCCGGGGGCAGAGGGTGAGGAAGGGACCACCACCGTTCGAAAGAGGAGCTGCTTCCCAGCCTCGCTGACTGCCAGCCGGGGTCCCATCGCTGCCCCCCAAGTGCCCTTGGATGGAGCGGACACATCAGTCTTCCCCAACAATGTTGTCTTCGTCACG GGTAATTATGTGCTGGATCGAGATGACCTGGTGGAGGCCCAAACACCTGAGTATGATGTGgtgctctgcctcagcctcaccaagtGGGTGCATCTGAACTGGGGAGATGAGGGCCTGAAGCGCATGTTTCGCCGGATCTACCGGCACCTACGCCCTGGAGGCATCCTGGTCCTAGAGCCCCAACCCTGGTCGTCATATGGCAAGAGAAAGACCCTTACG GAAACAATCTACAAGAACTACTACCGAATCCAACTGAAGCCAGAGCAGTTCAGTTCCTACCTGACATCCCCAGACGTGGGCTTCTCCAGCTATGAGCTTGTGGCCACACCCCACAACACCTCTAAAG GCTTCCAGCGTCCTGTGTACCTGTTCCACAAGGCCCGATCCCCCAGCCACTAA